From a region of the Drosophila virilis strain 15010-1051.87 chromosome 3, Dvir_AGI_RSII-ME, whole genome shotgun sequence genome:
- the LOC6622423 gene encoding adenylyl cyclase X E isoform X1: protein MIPRNRKSCKLDFTQEVVWERKYLKKKCKEVGVEKEYILYEKRLRCNSIGVFIFLHSAVTLIHCFLLIMTCQYLSIVRIDIGFYIGGALLIIIVLSINFKEEVIRKHSWIMYASSVIAASLMVSVDLILHVYHMSTDNWDVGSFYDTYVIYSIYLFMPIPFIKGPLILGVLVSLSYITYFFAYLDSKHLYQMNNVVQFNQMVVDVLHYICFNMLGLFFRLMNDIIVRSSFLDRQQYVMEEIWLRSARKQEQRLLHSILPPQIARPFQEDIRSRVALAGKRRGHRIHNVKERIMAIQNHPEVSILYADVVNYTHLTTTLTVNELVTLLHDLYGRFDVAASYFKVQRIKFLGDCYYCVAGLSSPNPDHAKCCIDLGHCMIAHIREVRLNRHLNIDMRIGVNSGSLLAGVIGAAKLQYDIWGNDVMIAGKLESTGRPGHIHISERTLGSILNNTYEILPGTEEALQDPYLSSHNIHTFLIAAIDIKLEDYELKGDDSKLAAEERTSSIERELQVEYGKLPVGTFNIRDFIRFWKKTKNKPHNMDNASRPIVDFFFLHFRDPRLEYNYMRQPDYMLKYSILLAWFVGISLIYIQLVYHDKGDFCYYVNIIVFITMTVPLFIAWFKKMCYWRYKKDSHNFSKWACTIFRIAEFMQRNLISRLCVYMSTIIAYFCLISVVLVDCDQEEFQVRHIEDKLYHYEPDLFMCFHPWVLTNMACLMIGMSVIFTRIPWMVKIIVSVLEGLIYVIIMFFQFEYVIHHSKTTNPYFLPEYAHTYIVGITIVSFYLMERQAEFNSKVNFNWRVELLKKQQDAVITNKSITILLQNILPAHVVSVYLTSIARHELYYEDYQMVAVMFATLQNFILDLANLRVLNEIITEFDKILYYYRKDYLVEKIKIVGCTYMAACGLDPRFSGHIDGNDNNSISKEVTRAQRFLAAFQRQTGVRNEVVFVLTTFALDLLRTLWMCSNVYKKLPFDRGVFSADMSIGISCGEVMAGVVGASQVHYDIWGNPVNMASRMDSTGVSGHIHITQETAVILRAYGIECDYRGMTFVKGRGVLPTYFVGIDEDYEFRNIPEFFNRPTVNIVTRMRPDNDDIDDIEP, encoded by the exons ATGATACCGAGAAACAGAAAAAGTTGCAAATTGGATTTTACCCAAGAAGTCGTCTGGGagcgtaaatatttaaaa AAAAAATGCAAGGAGGTGGGTGTGGAGAAAGAGTATATTTTGTACGAAAAGCGTCTCCGCTGCAACTCAATCGGagtgtttatatttttacactcgGCTGTGACCCTGATTCACTGTTTTCTGTTGATAATGACATGTCAG TACCTATCTATAGTTCGAATCGATATTGGCTTTTATATAGGAGGTGCATTGCTCATCATTATAGTGCTGAGTATCAACTTTAAAGAAGAGGTCATAAGGAAGCATTCTTGGATAATGTACGCAAGCTCGGTGATTGCTGCGTCACTTATGGTTTCGGTGG ATCTAATTCTTCATGTATACCATATGTCCACGGATAACTGGGATGTCGGTTCTTTTTATGACACATACGTTATATAcagtatatatttgtttatgccTATACCCTTTATTAAGGGGCCGCTTATTCTGGGAGTTTTGGTATCTTTATCGtatattacttatttttttgcgTATTTAGATTCTAAGCATCTGTACCAAATGAATAATGTTGTCCAATTTAACCAAATGGTTGTGGATGTGCTACATTATATTTGCTTTAACATGTTGGGATTGTTTTTTCGTTTAATGAATGATATCATTGTGCGATCATCGTTCCTTGACCGGCAACAGTATGTGATGGAGGAAATTTGGTTGAGAAGCGCCCGTAAGCAGGAGCAGCGTTTGCTTCACAGTATTTTGCCGCCTCAAATAGCACGGCCCTTCCAAGAAGACATACGCAGCCGTGTTGCGTTGGCTGGAAAGCGTCGAGGCCATCGTATCCACAACGTAAAGGAGCGCATCATGGCCATTCAAAATCATCCAGAGGTCAGCATCCTCTATGCTGATGTTGTCAACTACACCCATCTGACTACAACACTCACTGTTAATGAACTGGTGACATTGCTGCATGATCTGTATGGCagatttgatgttgctgcctctTACTTTAAGGTACAACGTATCAAATTCTTAGGTGACTGCTACTATTGTGTGGCAGGACTATCAAGTCCCAACCCGGATCACGCCAAATGTTGCATAGACCTGGGCCACTGTATGATCGCGCATATTCGCGAAGTTCG ATTGAATCGTCATTTGAACATCGACATGCGAATTGGTGTAAATTCGGGCAGTCTACTAGCTGGCGTAATTGGAGCTGCGAAGCTGCAGTATGACATTTGGG GAAATGATGTGATGATTGCTGGCAAATTGGAATCGACCGGCCGTCCGGGCCACATTCATATCAGCGAAAGAACGCTAGGATCGATCCTAAATAATACCTATGAAATTCTTCCCGGCACAGAGGAGGCCCTTCAAGATCCATATCTTTCAAGTCATAATATTCACACTTTCCTAATTGCGGCAATCGATATTAAATTAGAGGACTATGAGCTTAAAGGCGATGACTCCAAGTTAGCCGCAGAAGAACGGACCTCATCAATTGAAAGAGAATTACAAGTTGAATATGGAAAGTTGCCGGTTGGTACCTTTAA CATTAGGGATTTTATAAGATTTTGGaagaaaacaaagaataaACCACATAATATGGATAATGCATCTCGTCCAATTGtcgattttttctttttgcactTTCGCGATCCTAGACTCGAGTATAACTATATGCGGCAGCCCGATTACATGTTAAAATACAGTATACTACTAGCTTGGTTTGTTGGCATCTCCTTAATCTACATACAATTAGTTTATCATGATAAGGGCGATTTTTGCTACTATGTTAACATCATCGTTTTCATAACGATGACTGTGCCGCTCTTTATAGCGTGGTTTAAAAAGATGTGCTATTGGAGATACAAGAAAGATTCAcacaatttttcaaaatgggCCTGTACCATATTCCGAATTGCAGAGTTTATGCAGCGTAATCTCATCAGCCGATTGTGTGTTTACATGTCCACGATAATAGCTTATTTCTGTCTTATCAGTGTGGTGCTG GTGGACTGCGATCAAGAGGAGTTCCAGGTGCGGCACATAGAGGACAAATTATATCACTATGAGCCGGATCTATTCATGTGTTTTCATCCCTGGGTGCTCACCAATATGGCGTGCCTTATGATCGGTATGAGTGTAATATTTACACGCATTCCCTGGATGGTGAAGATAATAGTTAGCGTATTGGAAGGGCTTATTTATGTGATCATTatgttttttcaatttgaatacgTAATACATCATAGTAAGACAACCAATCCCTACTTTTTACCGGAATACGCACACACCTACATAGTTGGAATTACGATAGTAAGTTTCTACCTGATGGAGCGACAGGCCGAGTTTAATAGCAAGGTCAACTTCAA CTGGAGAGTAGAGCTGCTCAAAAAACAGCAGGATGCGGTCATTACCAATAAATCGATAACTATTCtgctacaaaatattttgcctGCCCATGTCG TCAGTGTCTACCTGACCTCAATAGCAAGACACGAGCTTTATTATGAGGACTACCAAATGGTGGCGGTCATGTTCGCTACTCTGCAAAACTTTATACTGGACTTGGCCAACTTACGGGTGCTCAACGAGATAATAACCGAGTTCGATAAAATA TTGTATTATTATAGGAAGGACTACTTAGTCGAAAAGATCAAAATTGTGGGCTGTACATATATGGCGGCCTGTGGCTTGGATCCACGTTTCTCTGGACACATCGACGGGAACGATAATAACTCGATTTCCAAGGAGG TTACTCGTGCACAACGCTTTCTTGCGGCCTTTCAAAGGCAGACCGGTGTTCGAAATGAAGTGGTATTTGTTCTAACTACTTTTGCACTGGATCTACTGCGAACCCTTTGGATGTGCAGCAATGTCTATAAGAAACTTCCTTTCGATCGCGGGGTTTTCAGTGCAGATATGAGCATTGGAATATCCTGTGGCGAGGTAATGGCTGGTGTTGTGGGTGCGTCGCAGGTACACTATGATATTTGGGGGAATCCAGTCAATATGGCCTCGCGTATGGATTCCACCGGTGTATCTggacacatacatataaccCAAGAAACTGCAGTAATATTGCGCGCATACGGGATAGAATGTGACTACCGTGGCATGACATTTGTGAAAGGACGTGGGGTACTACCAACCTATTTTGTTGGAATCGATGAGGACTACGAGTTCAGGAACATACCCGAGTTCTTTAACAGGCCAACTGTGAATATTGTCACGAGAATGCGGCCGGACAACGACGATATAGATGACATCGAACCTTAA
- the LOC6622423 gene encoding adenylyl cyclase X E isoform X2 translates to MTCQYLSIVRIDIGFYIGGALLIIIVLSINFKEEVIRKHSWIMYASSVIAASLMVSVDLILHVYHMSTDNWDVGSFYDTYVIYSIYLFMPIPFIKGPLILGVLVSLSYITYFFAYLDSKHLYQMNNVVQFNQMVVDVLHYICFNMLGLFFRLMNDIIVRSSFLDRQQYVMEEIWLRSARKQEQRLLHSILPPQIARPFQEDIRSRVALAGKRRGHRIHNVKERIMAIQNHPEVSILYADVVNYTHLTTTLTVNELVTLLHDLYGRFDVAASYFKVQRIKFLGDCYYCVAGLSSPNPDHAKCCIDLGHCMIAHIREVRLNRHLNIDMRIGVNSGSLLAGVIGAAKLQYDIWGNDVMIAGKLESTGRPGHIHISERTLGSILNNTYEILPGTEEALQDPYLSSHNIHTFLIAAIDIKLEDYELKGDDSKLAAEERTSSIERELQVEYGKLPVGTFNIRDFIRFWKKTKNKPHNMDNASRPIVDFFFLHFRDPRLEYNYMRQPDYMLKYSILLAWFVGISLIYIQLVYHDKGDFCYYVNIIVFITMTVPLFIAWFKKMCYWRYKKDSHNFSKWACTIFRIAEFMQRNLISRLCVYMSTIIAYFCLISVVLVDCDQEEFQVRHIEDKLYHYEPDLFMCFHPWVLTNMACLMIGMSVIFTRIPWMVKIIVSVLEGLIYVIIMFFQFEYVIHHSKTTNPYFLPEYAHTYIVGITIVSFYLMERQAEFNSKVNFNWRVELLKKQQDAVITNKSITILLQNILPAHVVSVYLTSIARHELYYEDYQMVAVMFATLQNFILDLANLRVLNEIITEFDKILYYYRKDYLVEKIKIVGCTYMAACGLDPRFSGHIDGNDNNSISKEVTRAQRFLAAFQRQTGVRNEVVFVLTTFALDLLRTLWMCSNVYKKLPFDRGVFSADMSIGISCGEVMAGVVGASQVHYDIWGNPVNMASRMDSTGVSGHIHITQETAVILRAYGIECDYRGMTFVKGRGVLPTYFVGIDEDYEFRNIPEFFNRPTVNIVTRMRPDNDDIDDIEP, encoded by the exons ATGACATGTCAG TACCTATCTATAGTTCGAATCGATATTGGCTTTTATATAGGAGGTGCATTGCTCATCATTATAGTGCTGAGTATCAACTTTAAAGAAGAGGTCATAAGGAAGCATTCTTGGATAATGTACGCAAGCTCGGTGATTGCTGCGTCACTTATGGTTTCGGTGG ATCTAATTCTTCATGTATACCATATGTCCACGGATAACTGGGATGTCGGTTCTTTTTATGACACATACGTTATATAcagtatatatttgtttatgccTATACCCTTTATTAAGGGGCCGCTTATTCTGGGAGTTTTGGTATCTTTATCGtatattacttatttttttgcgTATTTAGATTCTAAGCATCTGTACCAAATGAATAATGTTGTCCAATTTAACCAAATGGTTGTGGATGTGCTACATTATATTTGCTTTAACATGTTGGGATTGTTTTTTCGTTTAATGAATGATATCATTGTGCGATCATCGTTCCTTGACCGGCAACAGTATGTGATGGAGGAAATTTGGTTGAGAAGCGCCCGTAAGCAGGAGCAGCGTTTGCTTCACAGTATTTTGCCGCCTCAAATAGCACGGCCCTTCCAAGAAGACATACGCAGCCGTGTTGCGTTGGCTGGAAAGCGTCGAGGCCATCGTATCCACAACGTAAAGGAGCGCATCATGGCCATTCAAAATCATCCAGAGGTCAGCATCCTCTATGCTGATGTTGTCAACTACACCCATCTGACTACAACACTCACTGTTAATGAACTGGTGACATTGCTGCATGATCTGTATGGCagatttgatgttgctgcctctTACTTTAAGGTACAACGTATCAAATTCTTAGGTGACTGCTACTATTGTGTGGCAGGACTATCAAGTCCCAACCCGGATCACGCCAAATGTTGCATAGACCTGGGCCACTGTATGATCGCGCATATTCGCGAAGTTCG ATTGAATCGTCATTTGAACATCGACATGCGAATTGGTGTAAATTCGGGCAGTCTACTAGCTGGCGTAATTGGAGCTGCGAAGCTGCAGTATGACATTTGGG GAAATGATGTGATGATTGCTGGCAAATTGGAATCGACCGGCCGTCCGGGCCACATTCATATCAGCGAAAGAACGCTAGGATCGATCCTAAATAATACCTATGAAATTCTTCCCGGCACAGAGGAGGCCCTTCAAGATCCATATCTTTCAAGTCATAATATTCACACTTTCCTAATTGCGGCAATCGATATTAAATTAGAGGACTATGAGCTTAAAGGCGATGACTCCAAGTTAGCCGCAGAAGAACGGACCTCATCAATTGAAAGAGAATTACAAGTTGAATATGGAAAGTTGCCGGTTGGTACCTTTAA CATTAGGGATTTTATAAGATTTTGGaagaaaacaaagaataaACCACATAATATGGATAATGCATCTCGTCCAATTGtcgattttttctttttgcactTTCGCGATCCTAGACTCGAGTATAACTATATGCGGCAGCCCGATTACATGTTAAAATACAGTATACTACTAGCTTGGTTTGTTGGCATCTCCTTAATCTACATACAATTAGTTTATCATGATAAGGGCGATTTTTGCTACTATGTTAACATCATCGTTTTCATAACGATGACTGTGCCGCTCTTTATAGCGTGGTTTAAAAAGATGTGCTATTGGAGATACAAGAAAGATTCAcacaatttttcaaaatgggCCTGTACCATATTCCGAATTGCAGAGTTTATGCAGCGTAATCTCATCAGCCGATTGTGTGTTTACATGTCCACGATAATAGCTTATTTCTGTCTTATCAGTGTGGTGCTG GTGGACTGCGATCAAGAGGAGTTCCAGGTGCGGCACATAGAGGACAAATTATATCACTATGAGCCGGATCTATTCATGTGTTTTCATCCCTGGGTGCTCACCAATATGGCGTGCCTTATGATCGGTATGAGTGTAATATTTACACGCATTCCCTGGATGGTGAAGATAATAGTTAGCGTATTGGAAGGGCTTATTTATGTGATCATTatgttttttcaatttgaatacgTAATACATCATAGTAAGACAACCAATCCCTACTTTTTACCGGAATACGCACACACCTACATAGTTGGAATTACGATAGTAAGTTTCTACCTGATGGAGCGACAGGCCGAGTTTAATAGCAAGGTCAACTTCAA CTGGAGAGTAGAGCTGCTCAAAAAACAGCAGGATGCGGTCATTACCAATAAATCGATAACTATTCtgctacaaaatattttgcctGCCCATGTCG TCAGTGTCTACCTGACCTCAATAGCAAGACACGAGCTTTATTATGAGGACTACCAAATGGTGGCGGTCATGTTCGCTACTCTGCAAAACTTTATACTGGACTTGGCCAACTTACGGGTGCTCAACGAGATAATAACCGAGTTCGATAAAATA TTGTATTATTATAGGAAGGACTACTTAGTCGAAAAGATCAAAATTGTGGGCTGTACATATATGGCGGCCTGTGGCTTGGATCCACGTTTCTCTGGACACATCGACGGGAACGATAATAACTCGATTTCCAAGGAGG TTACTCGTGCACAACGCTTTCTTGCGGCCTTTCAAAGGCAGACCGGTGTTCGAAATGAAGTGGTATTTGTTCTAACTACTTTTGCACTGGATCTACTGCGAACCCTTTGGATGTGCAGCAATGTCTATAAGAAACTTCCTTTCGATCGCGGGGTTTTCAGTGCAGATATGAGCATTGGAATATCCTGTGGCGAGGTAATGGCTGGTGTTGTGGGTGCGTCGCAGGTACACTATGATATTTGGGGGAATCCAGTCAATATGGCCTCGCGTATGGATTCCACCGGTGTATCTggacacatacatataaccCAAGAAACTGCAGTAATATTGCGCGCATACGGGATAGAATGTGACTACCGTGGCATGACATTTGTGAAAGGACGTGGGGTACTACCAACCTATTTTGTTGGAATCGATGAGGACTACGAGTTCAGGAACATACCCGAGTTCTTTAACAGGCCAACTGTGAATATTGTCACGAGAATGCGGCCGGACAACGACGATATAGATGACATCGAACCTTAA